One part of the Oceanihabitans sp. IOP_32 genome encodes these proteins:
- a CDS encoding M20/M25/M40 family metallo-hydrolase, translating into MKRLLIIAISLSPLINFSQTDQDVLRDIYKQSLTNSKSYDWLNYLSNEIGGRLTGSLNAEKAVAYTKAELEKLALDKVWLQPVKVPKWVRGAKEHAYIETGPNGFNTGKTTTVNICALGGSIATPALGLKANVIEVKNFEHLKTLGRENIAGKIVFFNTPMQADLIDTNEAYQNILNISKRGALEASQFGAVGVIVRSMTLTLSDFPHTESMTYENQAIDKRIPAAAISTNDAEVLSAMLKLDESIKFYFKQNCKQLKEVTSHNVIAEITGSEYPDEYLIVGAHLDSWDLGDGAHDNGAGVVQSMDVLRLIKALGIKPKRSIRVVLFMNKENGLDGAKKYAEGVKQNKENHIFALENDAGGFSPQGFTFNCSDSNFNQILHWKALFKPYLIHYFERGTSAENVEPLKNDHNVLASLKTNSQRYFEYQHAALDTFNTVNKRELELGAATMTALLYLFDKYGIN; encoded by the coding sequence ATGAAACGCCTTTTAATTATTGCCATATCTTTAAGTCCATTAATTAATTTTTCTCAAACAGACCAAGACGTTTTAAGAGATATCTACAAGCAGTCTTTAACTAACAGTAAGAGTTACGATTGGCTAAATTATTTGTCGAATGAGATAGGAGGTCGACTAACTGGATCTCTAAATGCAGAAAAAGCAGTGGCCTACACCAAAGCTGAACTTGAAAAGTTGGCATTAGATAAGGTTTGGTTACAGCCTGTTAAGGTGCCAAAATGGGTACGTGGAGCCAAAGAACACGCGTATATCGAAACAGGTCCAAATGGTTTTAATACAGGAAAAACAACGACCGTAAATATTTGCGCGCTTGGCGGATCGATAGCCACACCAGCTTTGGGATTAAAAGCAAATGTTATTGAGGTGAAAAACTTTGAGCATTTAAAAACATTGGGAAGAGAAAATATTGCTGGCAAAATCGTGTTTTTTAATACCCCGATGCAAGCCGATTTAATTGATACAAATGAAGCTTATCAAAACATTTTAAATATTAGCAAGAGAGGAGCTCTTGAGGCCTCTCAATTTGGTGCAGTTGGTGTAATCGTGCGTTCTATGACATTAACATTAAGTGATTTTCCGCATACAGAAAGTATGACTTATGAAAATCAAGCGATCGATAAGCGCATTCCAGCGGCTGCTATAAGTACAAATGATGCCGAGGTGCTTAGTGCCATGCTAAAATTAGATGAATCGATAAAATTCTATTTCAAACAAAACTGCAAACAATTAAAAGAGGTCACATCTCATAATGTTATTGCCGAAATAACTGGAAGTGAATATCCAGATGAATACCTAATTGTGGGAGCGCATTTAGATTCTTGGGATTTGGGTGATGGCGCTCACGATAATGGTGCAGGTGTCGTGCAATCTATGGACGTTTTACGATTAATAAAAGCTTTGGGAATTAAACCGAAGCGCAGTATTAGAGTCGTGTTATTTATGAATAAAGAAAATGGTTTAGACGGTGCTAAGAAATACGCCGAAGGTGTTAAACAAAATAAAGAAAACCACATCTTTGCTTTAGAGAATGATGCTGGGGGCTTTAGTCCTCAGGGCTTTACTTTTAATTGTAGCGATTCTAATTTTAATCAGATACTACATTGGAAAGCACTGTTTAAGCCATATTTAATCCATTATTTTGAAAGAGGCACAAGCGCCGAAAATGTAGAACCTCTAAAAAACGACCATAATGTGCTTGCTAGTTTAAAAACAAATTCACAACGTTATTTTGAGTATCAGCATGCCGCACTTGATAC
- a CDS encoding PPK2 family polyphosphate kinase, which translates to MKTIHVDGFKITSKIKLTNLPADFNLQASKKEIEKALKKLSKKLSALQNTMYAHDKYGVLVCIQGMDTAGKDSLIREVFKNFNARGVVAHSFKTPTSLELGHDYLWRHYIALPERGKFAIFNRTHYENVLVTRVHPEYILNENIPTVLSVEDVDDAFWEKRFEQINNFEKHIADNGTIIFKFYLNLTKEEQKNRLLRRLHKKEKQWKFSPGDLDERKLWDDYQECYEDAINRTSKPHAPWYNIPANDKPTARYIVAKIIYDTLSQYTDIKEPELDDEVKANLEDYIKRLENE; encoded by the coding sequence TTGAAAACAATACATGTTGACGGTTTTAAAATCACATCTAAAATTAAATTAACCAATCTGCCAGCAGATTTTAATTTACAAGCCTCAAAAAAAGAAATAGAGAAAGCTTTAAAAAAATTAAGTAAAAAACTTAGTGCGCTACAAAACACGATGTATGCACATGATAAATACGGGGTTTTAGTTTGTATTCAAGGTATGGATACAGCAGGAAAAGACAGTTTAATACGTGAGGTTTTTAAAAATTTTAATGCTCGAGGTGTTGTCGCCCATAGTTTTAAAACACCCACAAGTTTAGAACTAGGTCACGACTACTTATGGCGGCATTACATCGCTTTACCTGAGCGCGGTAAATTTGCAATTTTCAATAGAACGCATTACGAGAATGTACTGGTAACACGTGTGCATCCCGAGTACATCTTAAACGAAAATATTCCAACAGTACTTAGTGTAGAAGATGTTGATGATGCTTTTTGGGAAAAGCGATTCGAGCAAATTAATAATTTTGAAAAGCATATTGCTGATAACGGCACCATTATCTTTAAGTTTTACTTAAACCTTACCAAAGAGGAACAAAAAAATAGACTGCTTCGAAGATTACATAAAAAAGAAAAACAATGGAAGTTTTCTCCTGGAGATTTGGACGAGCGAAAACTTTGGGACGACTATCAAGAGTGCTATGAAGATGCTATAAATAGAACATCAAAACCACATGCCCCATGGTATAATATTCCAGCTAATGACAAGCCAACGGCACGTTATATCGTCGCCAAAATTATATACGATACTTTAAGCCAGTATACAGATATTAAAGAGCCCGAATTAGACGACGAAGTAAAAGCGAATTTAGAAGATTATATTAAGCGATTAGAAAATGAATGA